Proteins co-encoded in one Campylobacter jejuni genomic window:
- the dnaN gene encoding DNA polymerase III subunit beta yields the protein MKLSINKNTLESAVILCNAYVEKKDSSTITSHLFFHADEDKLLIRASDYEIGINYKIKKIRVESSGFATANAKSIADVIKSLNNEEVVLETIDNFLFIRQKSTKYKLPMFNHEDFPNFPNTEGKNQFDIDSSDLSRSLKKILPSIDTNNPKYSLNGAFLDIKTDKINFVGTDTKRLAIYTLEKANNQEFSFSIPKKAIMEMQKLFYEKIEIFYDQNMLIAKNENFEFFTKLINDKFPDYEKVIPKTFKQELSFSTEDFIDSLKKISVVTEKMKLHFNKDKIIFEGISLDNMEAKTELEIQTGVSEEFNLTIKIKYLLDFLTSIEEEKFTLSVNEPNSAFIVKSQGLSMIIMPMIL from the coding sequence ATGAAGTTAAGTATCAATAAAAATACTTTAGAATCTGCAGTGATTTTATGTAATGCTTATGTAGAAAAAAAAGACTCAAGCACCATTACTTCTCATCTTTTTTTTCATGCTGATGAAGATAAACTTCTTATTAGAGCTAGTGATTATGAAATAGGTATCAACTATAAGATAAAAAAAATCCGCGTAGAATCAAGTGGCTTTGCTACTGCAAATGCAAAAAGTATTGCAGATGTTATTAAAAGCTTAAATAATGAAGAAGTTGTTTTAGAAACCATTGATAATTTCTTATTTATAAGACAAAAGAGTACAAAATACAAACTTCCTATGTTTAATCATGAAGATTTTCCAAATTTTCCAAATACAGAAGGAAAAAACCAATTTGACATTGATTCAAGTGATTTAAGCCGTTCTCTTAAAAAGATATTACCAAGTATTGATACAAACAACCCAAAATACTCCTTAAATGGTGCATTTTTAGATATAAAAACAGATAAAATTAACTTCGTAGGAACTGATACAAAACGCCTTGCAATCTATACTTTAGAAAAAGCAAATAATCAAGAATTTAGTTTTAGTATCCCTAAAAAAGCTATTATGGAAATGCAAAAACTTTTCTATGAAAAAATAGAAATTTTTTATGATCAAAATATGCTTATCGCTAAAAATGAAAATTTTGAATTCTTTACAAAACTTATTAACGATAAATTTCCAGATTATGAAAAAGTTATACCAAAAACTTTCAAACAAGAACTCAGCTTTTCAACTGAAGATTTTATAGATAGTCTTAAAAAAATCAGCGTTGTAACTGAAAAAATGAAACTTCATTTTAACAAAGATAAAATCATCTTTGAAGGTATAAGTTTAGACAATATGGAAGCAAAAACAGAACTTGAAATTCAAACAGGAGTAAGTGAAGAATTTAATCTTACTATAAAAATCAAATATTTACTTGATTTCTTAACTTCTATAGAAGAAGAAAAATTCACTTTAAGTGTAAATGAACCTAATTCAGCATTTATAGTCAAATCCCAAGGACTATCAATGATTATCATGCCTATGATTTTGTAA